GTGGCCCTCTCCGTTGGCGTGGTACTTCTCACGTTTTTTGGCCCCTTCCGCCGACCGGAGGAGACGGGGGTGGTGCTGGTGGCAGTGATCGCCTTCCTGGGTCTGGCCGTGACGGGGGTGACGGAGTGGGTGCGGGAGGCGGTGCGCAAGCCCTACATCATCTACGGCTACATGTACTCCAATGCGGTGCGGGTCGGGGAGGAGGGGCGTTTGGGGCAGCGGGGAGTGCTCGCCACCGCCAAATGGGTCTCTTCCCACGACGTGAACGACCCCGATTGGCGCCGGACCGGCTACGAGATCTTCCGTGTGGAGTGCCGGAGCTGCCACACCATCGAGGGCTACAACGGGATCCGCATCATGGTGAAGGGCTGGCGGGAGGACTTCATCGAATACCAGCTCCGCCACCTCAACGAACTCAAGGGCTTCATGCCGCCCTTCACGGGGACGGACGAGGAGCGGCATTTGCTCGCCCGTTGGCTGGCCGGGCTCACCGGTGAGAAGCCGTTAGGCCCCCCCTTTCTCAAGGCCGCGGCTCCCCGAGGGGAAGAGACCCGCCCTTGAGCCCAATCCTGCCCGACCCCGACCCCCTCGGCCTCCCCGCCCCCGCCTGGGTCCTCAAGACCCTGCTCGTCGCGACGTTCGCGCTCCACCTCCTGCCCATGAACCTGATCGTGGGCGGCGCCTTCGTGGCCGCCTGGGCGGCCTTCAAGGGCCGGGCCGGCGGAGCGGGGGCCCTCCCCTGGCGGTTGCTCACGGGAGATCTGGCTCGGCTCCTCCCCCCCGCCACCGCCTTCACGATCACCACCGGCATCGCGCCCCTGCTCTTCCTCCAGGTTCTCTACGGCCAGCTCTTCTTCACCTCCTCGGTGCTCATGGCCTGGAGCTGGCTGGCCGTGATCGGCCTCCTCCTCGTCGGCTACTACAGCACCTACGGCTTCTCCCTCGGCCGAGGGTCGGGCCCGAGCCCCGGGCTCGCCCTCTTGAGCGCGGGCGCATTCTCCGTGATCGCCCTGATCTTCACCAACAACATGACCTTGATGCTGAGGCCCGAGATCTGGGCGGCGCTCTACGCGGGGGACGAGCGGGGCCTGCACCTCAATCTGGCCGACCCCGTCCTCTGGCCCCGCTTCCTCCATTTCTGGATTGCATCCTTCGCCCTGACCGGCCTGGCGGTGGCCCTTCTCGGACGCGGGCGCGAGAAGCGCGACCCGGAAACCGGGGGCTGGATGAAGCGGTTCGGCCTCCGCCTCTTCTCCCTGGCCACGCTCGTCCAACTCGCTTCCGGCCTCTGGCTCCTGCTCTCCCTGCCCGGGCCCGTCCGCACCCTCTTCCTGGGGGGCGACCCCGCCGACGCCGCCCTCCTCTGGGGGTCGGTTGCGCTGGCCCTCCTGTCCCTGGCCGTGGTTGGCCGTCACCTGCTCGCGGGCATGGGCCTGGTGGGGGCGGCCCTGACGGGGATGGCGATCGTCCGGCATCGCGTGCGCGAGGCTTCGCTGGCCCCTCATTTTTCGGCGGGGAGGCTGCGGGTCGAAGCCCAGACGGCCCCCTTTGTCCTCTTCCTGGTCCTGTTCCTGGCCGGGATCGCGGTGGTGGCGTGGATGGTGGGACGGCTGGCGCGGGCGGCGGGGCCAAAAGGCGCCGGCTGAGGCCAGGTTAGAATCACCCACCATGGAAATCCCGCCCGAGGTCTCTGCCTTCTACGGGCAGGGCACGGAGGCGGGGCGGCTCGACCAGGAGTTCCGGCTCGAGCAGGCCCGCACCCGGGAGCTTCTCACCCGCTATCTGCCGCCCGCCCCCGCGGTGATCCTGGACGTGGGGGGCGCGGCCGGGGCTTACGCGCTCTGGTTGGCCGGGCAGGGCTATGAGGTCCACCTCGTAGACCCCGTGCCCCTCCACGTGGAGCAGGCGCAGCGGGCCTCCACCGCCCAGTCGGCCCCGCTGGCCAGCGTGAGGCGGGGAGAGGCGCGCTCCCTGGAGCGAGCCCGCGCCAGCGTGGACGTGGTCCTGCTTCTGGGGCCGCTCTACCACCTTCTGCGGCGCGCCGAGCGACTGGCCGCTCTCCGCGAGGCCCGACGGGTCTTGCGGCCGGGCGGCCTCCTCTTCGCGGCCGCCATCTCCCGCTTCGCCTCTCTCCTCGATGGCCTCCGGGGAGCGCTCTTCGCGGACCCCGACTTCCAGCGGATCGTGGAGCAGGATCTCGTCGACGGCCAGCATCGCAACCCCACGGACCGGCCGCAGTACTTCACGAGCGCCTTCTTCCACCGGCCGGAGGAGCTGCGGAGCGAGGTCCGCGCAGGGGGACTCATCGTAGACGACCTCGTCGCCCTCGAGGGGCCCGGAGCCTTCCTCCACGACCTCGACCTCCTTTGGGCCGATCCCCGGCGGCGGGACACCCTGCTCCGCTTCGTGCGCGCGGTAGAGCGTGAGCCTTCCCTGATCGGGCTCGGCCCCCATCTGCTGGCGGTAGCCCACCGACCGCGCGCCTCCGGATCCGCTTCCCGGCCGGGAGCCAGGCGACGACCCGACGCCCCTCGGAAGCGACGGACGCCTTAGCCCCTCTCCGCCCGCCGGAAAGCGTGAGGCCGAAGCGCGCCCGAGCTAGCTCACCGGCCCGCGGCAGCCCCTTCGAGGACGTGATCGTGTGGACGGCGAAGAAGCGTCCGCTCGACGGCGCGAGGAGCCCTCACGTGTCCCCGGGGGAAAAGCCTTCAGACCTCTTCCCTCCAGCCCGTCGAGCAAAGAACCCGGCGTTCGATCAGGGGCTTCTCTCAGCCTCCCCCGAAGAGGGCGAAGACATCCGCGCGCAGAGCGGAGAGTGCGTCGCCGCTGAAGCGGTCGGCTTCCTCCTCGGCCCCTCCCCGGAAGGCGCCCACCATGGATCCGGCGGAGCCCCCCAGCCAGC
The Vicinamibacteria bacterium DNA segment above includes these coding regions:
- a CDS encoding class I SAM-dependent methyltransferase, whose protein sequence is MEIPPEVSAFYGQGTEAGRLDQEFRLEQARTRELLTRYLPPAPAVILDVGGAAGAYALWLAGQGYEVHLVDPVPLHVEQAQRASTAQSAPLASVRRGEARSLERARASVDVVLLLGPLYHLLRRAERLAALREARRVLRPGGLLFAAAISRFASLLDGLRGALFADPDFQRIVEQDLVDGQHRNPTDRPQYFTSAFFHRPEELRSEVRAGGLIVDDLVALEGPGAFLHDLDLLWADPRRRDTLLRFVRAVEREPSLIGLGPHLLAVAHRPRASGSASRPGARRRPDAPRKRRTP